GTAGCATCTgaatggaattaaacaaaggacccAACAGTAAGTATGTCAATCAGCATACCTGAAACATGGCTTTAGATTCCTAAACTTATGAGAGGAAAATTAAAGCTGTTTGAGTTCAGAGGGGAGAAAGTTTTCATTCCTAGTTAGCAAATGGTAGTAATGGTTTGCTCGCAGTGTAACATAAACAAAGAACTACAAGCCTTAGCTCATGATTTTACAATATATTTAAATCAATATTTTGGGTGCTTCCTTTCTGAACTAGTTAGCTTAATTGGTGATTACAGCTGAAAACGAGACTGTGGAGATGATTGCAACATGAAGTTGGTGGTCTTGAGTTTTTGACTGAGTTCTGGAGGATTTAAAGTGTGCTTGCTTCTATCATGGGGCTTCACTGGCATTTGGTGGATTGGGCTCAAATTAATTAAAACCAGAACCTGATCCAGAAGCTGGGCCAGAGCCAGAGCTGGAGCCTGATCCTGAActggagccagagccagagccagagccagagccagagccagaggcagagccagagccagagccagagccagagccagagccagagccagagcccgACCCAGAAATAGAACCTGAGCCGGAGCTAGAACCCGAGTCGGAGCCAGAGccggagccagagccagagccatgGTCAGaaccagagccagagccagagccatgGTCAGGACCAGAGCCAGAGCCATCATCTTCAGGATGTTTTGGGCTTTCAAACTCAAAATCAGGATTGTAATAATCAGAACCTTTCTCTCCAATGTTTGCAACACGTCCCCTGGAATTAACTGGATTACAGGAATCGGGATAAAGTAGAAAGCCACTGAATGTGCTGTCTGTATCCTGATTTGCGTATATACCATTGAAACTGGAATCCTTCACTTGTAACCATACCTTGTCCCCTGCATCAAGGTGCATTATTACAGTTTGGGAAGCTTGGTCCTTGCTAACTTTGTTAGCTGTTTTGATAATTAATTTACGGTTTTTGAATAACCCCATTTTAATAGGGTTTTCATCTATCGACAAATGATAACTGAATATATATGTTCCATTCACAGGGGCTGTGTAAACTCCAACTGAAGGATTGAAATGTCCTTGGATATTGTAGAAGACAACAGTGAATGGTATTGGAAAATATGGACTTGGTAAGCCTTCTTCAGCACTTCGACCAGCAGAAAATGCAGATTGGATAGTAGGAACACATGGGCCAGGAAGTCCTATCTCACCTTCTTTGCCCTgttcacctttgtctcctttctcaCCCTGATTTCCTTGCTCACCCATTGGCCCTAGATCTCCTTTGGCTCCCCGTGGTCCAGCAGCTCCAACACTTCCAAGTTCACCTTTTTCTCCATCCACACAGTCACAAATACCTTGTTCCCCTTGGTCACCTTTTGCTCCTTGAACTCCTTCGTTTCCATTCAGTCCACTGTTTCCTGGTTCACCTTTACTGCCAGGTTCCCCAACCAAGCCAGATGTACCCATTTCCCCCTTTGGACCACGGAGGCCAATATTGCCTTTCTGTCCTATATCTCCTTTTTGGCTATGGCAATTATCTAGGCATTGGCCAGGTGAGCCTTCACTTCCCTTAAGGCCTTGAAGTCCATCAGCACCTGGGATACCCCTTGGACCTAGAATCAAAGAATGGAAAGTTAGCAACTGAAGACATTCTATACATGTTCATATATTAATTTTGATTTATTCCTTTCTATAAATGTAACAAAGAGAAGAAAATTACTTTGTTGAGACTGTGGCGTAATTGAAATTAGGTAGATTCAAAACATTGTGATGACCAGTTTAGGAGGAGTGAACGGTGAACTCTTTTTGTCCCACTCCTCGGTTGGTTTTAACAGAGTTTGAATTTAAAACGGTGATATAGCCAATTCAATACATATATAAtatataaaagtaaattactgtggatgctggaatgcgaaacaaaaacagaaaatactggacaatcgcagcaggtctgacagcatctgtgatgagagaagggagctaacgttttgagtctggatgactctttttcaaagctggagagaactggaattagggtcagat
This window of the Scyliorhinus torazame isolate Kashiwa2021f chromosome 14, sScyTor2.1, whole genome shotgun sequence genome carries:
- the LOC140389352 gene encoding uncharacterized protein, coding for MLNVITVLALLTIAEGTPQNETAKPSSRGLADPLVEYNMCPLPDQEYPFSTDMVPSYCVCMHCRGPKGDLGPKGDRGNSGPPGRPGLPGIKGTMGSVGHLGPRGFRGIKGQKGSRGPRGMMGLKGIRGRRGFRGLRGPRGIPGADGLQGLKGSEGSPGQCLDNCHSQKGDIGQKGNIGLRGPKGEMGTSGLVGEPGSKGEPGNSGLNGNEGVQGAKGDQGEQGICDCVDGEKGELGSVGAAGPRGAKGDLGPMGEQGNQGEKGDKGEQGKEGEIGLPGPCVPTIQSAFSAGRSAEEGLPSPYFPIPFTVVFYNIQGHFNPSVGVYTAPVNGTYIFSYHLSIDENPIKMGLFKNRKLIIKTANKVSKDQASQTVIMHLDAGDKVWLQVKDSSFNGIYANQDTDSTFSGFLLYPDSCNPVNSRGRVANIGEKGSDYYNPDFEFESPKHPEDDGSGSGPDHGSGSGSGSDHGSGSGSGSGSDSGSSSGSGSISGSGSGSGSGSGSGSGSGSASGSGSGSGSGSGSSSGSGSSSGSGPASGSGSGFN